A region of Paucidesulfovibrio longus DSM 6739 DNA encodes the following proteins:
- the def gene encoding peptide deformylase → MKLEILTYPDDVLSTPCERVEEITPELKQLIEDMVETMYADDGVGLAAPQVGRNIRLITVDQSGPKERKDLRVIVNPEIVEREGEVDSQEACLSCPGFQAKIKRSERVRVKGLDAKGKDVCIDADELLAIILQHEIDHLDGKTIVDRAGRLKRAMYDKKVKKWKK, encoded by the coding sequence ATGAAGCTTGAGATACTCACCTATCCCGACGATGTTCTTTCCACGCCGTGCGAACGGGTGGAAGAGATCACGCCGGAACTGAAACAACTCATCGAAGACATGGTCGAAACCATGTACGCGGACGACGGCGTGGGCCTGGCGGCCCCGCAGGTGGGCCGCAATATTCGCCTGATCACCGTGGACCAGTCCGGACCCAAGGAACGCAAGGATCTGCGCGTGATCGTGAACCCGGAAATCGTGGAGCGCGAAGGCGAGGTGGATTCCCAGGAAGCGTGCCTGAGCTGCCCCGGATTCCAGGCCAAGATCAAGCGCAGCGAGCGCGTGCGCGTGAAGGGCCTCGACGCCAAGGGCAAGGACGTCTGCATCGACGCGGACGAGCTGCTGGCCATCATCCTGCAACACGAGATCGACCACCTGGACGGCAAGACCATCGTGGACCGCGCCGGACGCCTGAAGCGGGCCATGTACGACAAGAAAGTGAAGAAATGGAAGAAGTAG
- the fmt gene encoding methionyl-tRNA formyltransferase: MEEVAGLQPLRAVFMGTPDFAAEVLRHLAAWPGCELVGVYTQPDRPCGRGRHCQPSPVKTLALELGAPIFQPENFKNPEAVEELRALRPDVLVVAAYGLILPQAVLDVPRLMPLNVHASLLPKYRGAAPIQRAIEAGEVITGTTIMRMEAGLDTGPILLQRALRIGHDQHAGEIHDELAEQGGKMIVEALERLWRGALVEIPQDDAKSTYAPKLTKEEGEVDWNRPAQAVHDHIRAMYPWPGPFWFWSGRGEPLRLNVLPGRVGRELAEGEAAPGEILGEEEGLLAVACADKVYLTPGVKPQGRKELDATAFCCGYMSICK; the protein is encoded by the coding sequence ATGGAAGAAGTAGCCGGATTGCAGCCGCTGCGCGCGGTGTTCATGGGTACGCCCGACTTCGCGGCCGAGGTGCTTCGGCATCTGGCCGCGTGGCCGGGCTGCGAGCTGGTGGGGGTCTATACGCAGCCGGACCGGCCCTGCGGGCGCGGACGCCACTGCCAGCCGAGCCCCGTGAAGACCCTGGCCCTGGAACTGGGCGCGCCCATTTTCCAGCCGGAGAATTTCAAGAATCCCGAAGCCGTGGAAGAACTTCGCGCCCTCAGGCCGGACGTGCTTGTGGTCGCGGCCTACGGCCTGATCCTGCCGCAAGCCGTGCTGGACGTTCCCAGGCTGATGCCCCTGAACGTGCACGCCTCGCTGCTGCCCAAATATCGCGGGGCCGCGCCCATCCAGCGGGCCATCGAAGCGGGCGAGGTCATCACGGGCACCACGATCATGCGCATGGAGGCCGGGCTGGACACGGGTCCGATCCTGCTCCAGCGCGCCCTGCGCATCGGCCACGACCAGCACGCCGGGGAAATCCACGACGAGCTGGCCGAGCAGGGCGGCAAGATGATCGTGGAGGCCCTGGAGCGGCTCTGGCGCGGCGCGCTGGTCGAGATTCCCCAGGACGACGCCAAATCCACCTATGCGCCCAAGCTGACCAAGGAAGAGGGCGAGGTGGACTGGAACCGTCCCGCGCAAGCGGTGCACGACCACATCCGGGCCATGTATCCCTGGCCCGGTCCGTTCTGGTTCTGGTCGGGCCGGGGCGAGCCGCTGCGGCTGAACGTGCTGCCGGGCCGGGTCGGACGCGAGCTGGCCGAGGGCGAGGCCGCGCCGGGCGAGATCCTGGGCGAGGAAGAAGGCCTCCTGGCCGTGGCCTGCGCGGACAAGGTCTACCTCACGCCGGGCGTGAAGCCCCAAGGCCGCAAGGAATTGGACGCGACCGCCTTTTGCTGCGGGTACATGAGCATTTGCAAATAA
- a CDS encoding DUF116 domain-containing protein, with protein MTASRKRLFIGLISGSCALVCGLLALLWIVPYVGLDNIHPSLKWVWGALLAGLLLLISWATLGLILNIWTGRTFLFTRRLRGVTIKLFLPLMVLLGRLVGVGKERIRSSFINVNNEMVLTEAGNFKPREILLLMPHCLQNSRCDMRLTYDINNCKRCGKCPLKGLLELHDKYGVHLAIATGGTIARRIVVQKRPRMIIAVACERDLSSGIQDTYPLPVYGVLNERPNGPCLDTFVALDLVEKALLRFLAPEYHHGAGEAQRGQAIATAGAAGADNEAE; from the coding sequence ATGACGGCCTCCAGGAAACGCCTCTTCATCGGGCTCATCTCCGGTTCCTGCGCCCTGGTCTGCGGGCTGCTCGCGCTGCTCTGGATCGTGCCCTACGTGGGCCTGGACAACATCCACCCCTCCCTGAAATGGGTCTGGGGGGCGCTGCTGGCCGGGTTGCTGCTGCTGATCTCCTGGGCCACCCTCGGACTGATCCTGAACATCTGGACCGGGCGCACCTTTCTTTTCACCCGGCGGCTGCGCGGCGTGACCATCAAGCTCTTCCTGCCGCTCATGGTCCTGCTCGGCAGGCTCGTGGGCGTGGGCAAGGAGCGCATCCGCTCCTCGTTCATCAACGTGAACAACGAGATGGTCCTCACCGAGGCCGGGAACTTCAAGCCCCGCGAAATCCTGCTGCTCATGCCGCACTGCCTGCAAAACAGCCGCTGCGACATGCGCCTGACCTACGACATCAACAACTGCAAGCGCTGCGGCAAGTGCCCGCTCAAGGGCCTGCTGGAGCTGCACGACAAATACGGCGTGCATCTGGCCATCGCCACGGGCGGCACCATCGCCCGGCGCATCGTGGTCCAGAAGCGGCCCCGCATGATCATCGCCGTGGCCTGCGAGCGCGACCTTTCCAGCGGCATCCAGGACACCTACCCCCTGCCCGTGTACGGCGTGCTCAACGAGCGGCCCAACGGTCCCTGCCTGGACACCTTCGTGGCCCTGGACCTCGTGGAAAAGGCGCTGCTGCGCTTTCTCGCGCCCGAATATCACCACGGCGCGGGCGAGGCCCAGCGGGGCCAGGCCATCGCCACAGCCGGAGCCGCCGGAGCAGACAATGAAGCCGAATAA
- a CDS encoding transcription antitermination factor NusB has product MKPNKPTKRHDASHNPAAKRSNVPPARAAALEALERCLGLAAPERRQVRETDAQAALDATLSARPLDPRDAALATELFYGVLRSKTRVEYILSRFLDRPESLPPGVLLILCAASHEMLHLDRVPARASVNWGVDAVREAANDGLAGLANAVLRKVAALAEQPLPEGFFGPETPPEEHPDTLARKYACPDWLVELWLDEYGPETGLRYLQAQALPPALGIAVQHRHPRAAEIAASLAARPGLLGSSGLGLAFAAGTHLDDLPDETLVRQSFAGREALLALDPGSWPDPVWDACSGRGGKTRLLLELGKSVLASDIHRGRIRALQAEQPEVEAVAASALERPPFSTPPRTILLDAPCSGLGTLSRRPDIKWKRSEDDFDDLVELQAAMLENAWKRLPRGGLLAYLTCTLNPDENERQIAAFLAGHPDAELRTEWTTDPDAKWGEFFYAALLAK; this is encoded by the coding sequence ATGAAGCCGAATAAGCCCACCAAGCGTCACGATGCTTCTCATAACCCCGCAGCGAAACGATCGAACGTGCCCCCGGCGCGCGCCGCCGCCCTGGAAGCGCTGGAGCGCTGCCTGGGCCTGGCCGCTCCGGAGCGGCGGCAAGTCCGCGAAACAGACGCCCAGGCCGCCCTGGACGCGACCCTTTCCGCCCGGCCGCTCGACCCGCGCGACGCGGCCCTGGCCACGGAGCTGTTCTACGGCGTGCTGCGCAGCAAAACGCGCGTCGAGTACATCTTGTCGCGCTTTTTGGACCGGCCCGAATCCCTGCCGCCGGGCGTGCTGCTGATCCTCTGCGCCGCCAGCCACGAGATGCTCCACCTGGACCGCGTGCCAGCGCGCGCCTCGGTCAATTGGGGCGTGGACGCCGTGCGCGAGGCCGCGAACGACGGGCTGGCCGGACTGGCCAACGCCGTGCTGCGCAAGGTGGCCGCCCTGGCGGAACAGCCCCTGCCCGAAGGCTTCTTCGGTCCGGAGACCCCGCCGGAAGAGCACCCCGACACCCTGGCCCGGAAATACGCCTGCCCGGACTGGCTCGTGGAGCTTTGGCTCGACGAATACGGCCCGGAAACGGGCCTGCGCTACCTCCAGGCCCAGGCCCTGCCGCCCGCGCTGGGCATCGCCGTGCAGCACAGGCACCCCAGGGCCGCGGAAATCGCCGCGTCCCTCGCGGCCCGGCCCGGTCTGCTCGGCAGCTCCGGCCTGGGGCTGGCCTTTGCCGCCGGAACGCACCTGGACGATCTGCCGGACGAAACCCTGGTCCGGCAGAGCTTTGCCGGGCGCGAGGCCCTGCTCGCCCTGGATCCCGGCTCCTGGCCCGACCCGGTCTGGGACGCCTGCTCCGGACGCGGCGGCAAGACGCGCCTGCTGCTGGAGCTGGGCAAGAGCGTCCTGGCCTCGGACATTCACCGGGGGCGCATCCGCGCCCTCCAGGCCGAGCAGCCCGAAGTGGAAGCCGTGGCGGCCTCGGCCCTGGAAAGGCCGCCCTTTTCCACGCCGCCGCGCACCATCCTGCTCGACGCGCCCTGTTCCGGCCTGGGCACTCTTTCGCGCAGGCCGGACATCAAATGGAAACGTTCCGAGGACGATTTCGACGACCTCGTGGAACTCCAGGCCGCCATGCTGGAAAACGCCTGGAAGCGCCTCCCGCGGGGCGGACTGCTCGCCTATTTGACCTGCACGCTCAATCCCGACGAGAACGAACGCCAGATCGCCGCGTTCCTGGCCGGGCACCCCGACGCCGAGCTGCGCACGGAATGGACCACCGATCCCGACGCGAAATGGGGCGAATTCTTCTACGCCGCGCTGCTGGCGAAGTAG